The following are from one region of the Syngnathus acus chromosome 10, fSynAcu1.2, whole genome shotgun sequence genome:
- the LOC119129746 gene encoding protocadherin alpha-8-like encodes MAKCGIGGQWPETWISLCLPLLVVIYPEGISAQVRYSIQEEVKAGTVVGNVAKDLGLETGRLLERNLRVVSGTKQEQFKVNQKDGVLSVHQRLDREDLCGNSVPCIANLKVVVENPLEMHQILVEVLDVNDNSPRFLDDNCTLEVLESALIGSKLQVEGAQDLDVGLNTVQMYRLNHNPFFHLETEDFGEEGKVPFLVLQRPLDRENAARHQLLLTAADGGKPPKTGTINITVIISDVNDNAPVCEHQKHSITVKENAPVGTYLLTVKASDSDEGLNGEIEYSLRSKLRGLSSMPFELNKKTGELTVKEDLDFEERQVYEIKVMAADKGAVSLSTQCNVVVRVEDVNDNRPKIDITSLVSRIAEDAPLGTVVALVGVHDMDAGVNGQVVCSLPENLPFALKSSPDGQSYSLVTKDYLDKEREHVYDITITAKDLGTPPMSSAQVIRVDVLDVNDNRPLFTESPYTFYVLENNKAGVSLFSVSANDADGEENAAVTYSLQRKSESVTSFLNIHEGTGTISALKSFDFETLKSFQFQVVATDGGSPPLSSNVTVKVFILDQNDNAPVILYPVSSNGSAQGVEEIPRNIKAGDLVTKVRAYDADIGYNGWLLFSLQRVSDHSLFSLDRYTGQIRTLRSLTETDEAEHRLLILVKDNGNVSLSATATVTVKPVEPKEAFAASDVKSAATVYEEDNVTFYLMITLGSVSLLFVISIIVLIAMQCSKSTEYTSKYLQETNYDGTLCHSIQYRSGDKRYMLVGPRMSIGSTIVPGSHANTLVLPDRRHTSGEVRNKYFLLR; translated from the coding sequence ATGGCAAAATGCGGCATCGGAGGACAATGGCCGGAGACAtggatttctttgtgtttgccaCTGCTGGTAGTTATTTACCCAGAAGGAATCTCTGCTCAAGTAAGATATTCAATCCAGGAGGAAGTAAAAGCAGGAACAGTAGTTGGAAATGTCGCCAAGGACCTAGGACTGGAAACTGGGAGGCTGCTGGAGAGAAACCTCCGTGTGGTGTCAGGAACAAAGCAGGAGCAATTCAAGGTAAACCAGAAAGACGGTGTTCTATCTGTCCACCAGAGATTAGACCGGGAGGACCTGTGTGGGAACAGCGTGCCATGCATCGCTAATCTCAAAGTTGTTGTAGAAAACCCTCTGGAGATGCATCAAATCCTTGTTGAGGTCCTGGATGTGAATGATAACTCGCCGAGATTCCTTGACGATAATTGCACTTTAGAGGTGCTGGAATCGGCTTTGATTGGATCCAAACTCCAAGTGGAGGGAGCCCAAGACTTGGACGTTGGCTTGAATACCGTCCAGATGTACAGGCTGAACCACAACCCGTTTTTTCACCTTGAAACTGAAGACTTTGGTGAGGAGGGGAAGGTGCCTTTTCTTGTGCTACAGCGGCCTTTGGATAGAGAAAACGCAGCACGGCACCAATTATTGTTAACAGCCGCAGATGGGGGCAAACCACCTAAAACAGGTACGATTAACATCACCGTTATTATATCTGACGTAAATGATAACGCACCAGTATGTGAACATCAGAAACACTCCATCACTGTGAAAGAAAATGCACCAGTGGGGACATATTTGCTGACAGTGAAAGCGTCAGACTCAGATGAGGGATTGAACGGTGAGATTGAATATTCTTTACGGAGCAAATTAAGAGGACTCTCCAGCATGCCGTTtgagttgaataaaaaaactggAGAACTAACCGTAAAAGAAGATCTCGATTTTGAGGAGAGACAAGTCTATGAGATAAAGGTAATGGCTGCGGACAAAGGTGCGGTGTCGCTGTCCACACAATGCAACGTGGTAGTCCGAGTGGAGGATGTGAACGACAACCGGCCCAAAATAGACATCACCTCATTGGTGAGTCGTATTGCAGAGGACGCCCCCCTTGGTACAGTGGTGGCGCTGGTGGGCGTTCACGATATGGATGCAGGTGTGAATGGACAGGTGGTCTGCAGCCTGCCAGAAAACTTGCCCTTTGCCCTCAAGTCGTCTCCAGATGGACAATCATACTCTCTTGTCACAAAGGACTATTTAGACAAAGAGAGGGAGCATGTGTATGATATAACGATAACAGCAAAAGATTTAGGGACACCCCCTATGTCCTCGGCTCAGGTCATTCGTGTAGATGTACTGGATGTGAATGATAATAGGCCTTTATTCACTGAAAGCCCATATACATTTTATGTGctggaaaacaacaaagcagGAGTGTCTTTGTTTTCTGTAAGCGCCAACGATGCAGATGGGGAAGAAAATGCAGCTGTGACATACTCACTCCAACGGAAAAGTGAAAGTGTGACATCATTTTTGAACATTCATGAGGGCACTGGTACAATTTCAGCTTTAAAAAGTTTTGACTTTGAGACGTTAAAAAGTTTCCAGTTTCAAGTGGTGGCCACCGATGGTGGGAGTCCTCCTCTGAGCAGCAACGTGACAGTGAAAGTGTTCATTCTGGATCAGAACGACAACGCTCCAGTCATCCTGTATCCGGTCAGCTCCAACGGTTCTGCCCAAGGTGTGGAGGAGATTCCCCGCAACATCAAAGCGGGAGACTTGGTGACCAAAGTCCGAGCCTACGATGCCGACATCGGCTATAACGGCTGGTTGCTCTTTTCGCTGCAGCGAGTCAGCGACCACAGTCTGTTTTCTTTGGACCGCTACACGGGCCAGATCAGAACACTTCGGTCCTTGACGGAGACGGACGAAGCCGAGCACCGCTTGCTCATCCTGGTCAAAGACAACGGCAACGTGTCGCTCTCGGCGACGGCTACCGTGACCGTCAAACCCGTGGAGCCCAAAGAGGCTTTTGCGGCTTCCGACGTGAAAAGTGCGGCCACGGTGTACGAGGAGGACAATGTGACTTTTTACCTGATGATCACTTTGGGCTCGGTGTCGCTCCTTTTTGTCATCAGCATCATTGTGCTGATCGCCATGCAGTGCTCCAAATCCACCGAGTACACTTCCAAATACCTGCAAGAAACCAATTATGATGGCACGCTGTGTCACAGCATCCAGTACAGATCGGGAGACAAACGCTACATGTTAGTTGGACCTAGAATGAGTATCGGCTCCACCATAGTCCCGGGCAGCCACGCCAACACGCTGGTGCTCCCTGACAGGAGACACACTTCTGGCGAGGtaagaaacaaatattttttactccGGTGA
- the LOC119129747 gene encoding protocadherin alpha-8-like, which yields MGAVGQRRGLFLCIALVCLEQVAAQIKYSIAEEVKVGTVVGNVAKDLGLDISTLVERRFRIVSGTEGAQFEVNVNNGVLFVSKTINREELCEGVSPCLVNLKLVAENPMEIHHVIIEIIDINDNSPTFQEEEFILEISESTLPGRRFQLPNARDPDVVTNTVRVYKLNINEYFSAQIREIGEDKVPFLVLQKSLDREKNSEHRLVLSAVDGGNPPRSGTLNVTVKVLDSNDNHPTFSQDVYSVTLSENVKPDTSIIQVEATDLDDGLNKDIEYYFGGQLDSKMYEMFSLDKITGEIRVKGQIDFEKVDVYKLDVHATDKGHPPMSTYCRVIIKIFDENDNQPEIDVTSLSKTVAEDSKPGTVISLISIADKDVGLNGKVRCSLSENVPFELKPSFQDNMYSLILKDRLDRELVAGYDITITATDCGQPPLSTFKNLHVDVSDVNDNIPTFLHSPIQLYLLENNVPGKSIFSVTAFDKDLNENAALTYHINRGEESQVKMSTFLNINPENGVISALKRFDFETLKSFHFQVVATDGGSPPLSSNVTVKVFILDQNDNAPVILYPISSNGSAQGVEEIPRNIKAGDLVTKVRAYDADIGYNGWLLFSLQQVSDHSLFSLDRYTGQIRTLRSLTETDEAEHRLLILVKDNGNVSLSATATVTIKLVEPKEAFAASDVKSVATVDEEDNVTFYLMITLGSVSLLFVVSIIVLIAMQCSKSTEYTSKYLQETNYDGTLCHSIQYRSGDKRYMLVGPRMSIGSTIVPGSHANTLVLPDRRHTSGEVRKTISSFIPYSCVQK from the coding sequence ATGGGAGCAGTAGGACAAAGGCGAGGTCTCTTTCTCTGCATCGCATTGGTTTGTCTGGAGCAGGTTGCAGCACAAATCAAATATTCCATTGCCGAGGAAGTCAAAGTGGGAACGGTGGTGGGAAATGTCGCCAAGGATCTGGGATTGGACATCAGCACTTTGGTGGAGAGACGTTTTCGCATTGTTTCAGGCACGGAGGGGGCTCAGTTTGAGGTAAATGTGAACAATGGCGTCCTCTTTGTGAGTAAAACCATCAACAGAGAGGAGCTTTGTGAGGGTGTGTCACCGTGCTTAGTTAATCTGAAATTAGTCGCTGAGAACCCCATGGAAATACATCATGTCATCATAGAAATTATAGATATTAATGACAATTCACCCACTTTTCAAGAGGAAGaattcattttggaaatatCCGAGTCCACACTTCCGGGTAGACGCTTTCAGTTACCAAATGCGCGCGACCCCGATGTTGTCACGAATACAGTGCGTGTGTATAAATTAAATATCAATGAATATTTTAGTGCACAAATTAGAGAAATAGGCGAGGACAAGGTACCATTTTTAGTATTACAAAAGTCTCTGGACCGAGAAAAGAATTCTGAGCACAGACTTGTTCTCAGTGCAGTTGACGGTGGAAATCCACCAAGATCTGGAACTCTTAATGTCACAGTGAAAGTCCTGGATTCAAATGATAACCATCCCACATTTTCGCAAGATGTCTATTCTGTAACGTTATCTGAAAATGTGAAGCCTGACACAAGCATCATTCAGGTCGAAGCAACCGATTTAGATGATGGATTAAACAAGGACATTGAATATTACTTTGGAGGACAACTAGATTCCAAAATGTATGAAATGTTCAGTTTAGATAAAATCACTGGAGAAATAAGGGTGAAAGGCCAAATTGATTTTGAGAAGGTAGATGTTTACAAATTAGATGTCCACGCCACAGACAAAGGACACCCACCAATGAGCACCTATTGCCGGGTgatcataaaaatatttgatgaaaatgacaacCAACCTGAAATAGACGTGACATCTCTTTCCAAAACGGTAGCAGAGGATTCAAAACCTGGGACTGTCATTTCTCTTATTAGCATTGCCGACAAAGACGTCGGCTTGAACGGAAAAGTCAGATGTAGTCTCTCAGAAAATGTCCCATTTGAATTAAAACCGTCATTTCAAGACAACATGTATTCGCTGATTCTGAAAGACAGACTGGATCGCGAATTAGTGGCGGGATATGACATCACAATCACAGCTACAGACTGTGGTCAGCCTCCTCTGTCTACTTTTAAAAATCTGCATGTCGACGTGTCAGATGTTAATGATAATATTCCGACATTCTTGCACAGTCCAATCCAACTTTATTTGCTGGAAAATAACGTGCCAGGGAAGTCCATATTTTCTGTCACTGCATTTGATAAAGACTTGAATGAAAACGCGGCGCTGACTTATCACATTAACAGAGGAGAAGAAAGCCAggttaaaatgtcaacatttttaaacatcaaCCCTGAGAATGGCGTAATATCAGCTCTAAAACGTTTTGACTTTGAGACGCTGAAAAGCTTCCACTTCCAAGTGGTGGCCACGGATGGTGGGAGTCCTCCACTGAGCAGCAACGTGACAGTGAAGGTGTTCATTCTGGATCAGAACGACAACGCTCCAGTCATCCTGTATCCAATCAGCTCCAACGGTTCTGCCCAAGGTGTGGAGGAGATTCCCCGCAACATTAAAGCGGGAGACTTGGTGACCAAAGTTCGAGCCTACGACGCCGACATCGGCTACAACGGCTGGTTGCTCTTTTCGCTGCAGCAGGTCAGCGACCACAGTCTGTTTTCTTTGGACCGCTACACGGGCCAGATCAGAACACTTCGCTCCTTGACGGAGACGGACGAGGCCGAGCATCGCCTGCTCATCCTGGTCAAAGACAACGGCAACGTGTCGCTCTCGGCGACGGCTACCGTGACCATCAAACTAGTGGAGCCCAAAGAGGCTTTTGCGGCTTCCGACGTGAAAAGTGTGGCCACGGTGGACGAGGAGGACAATGTGACTTTTTACCTGATGATCACTTTGGGCTCAGTGTCGCTCCTTTTTGTCGTCAGCATCATCGTGCTGATCGCCATGCAGTGCTCCAAATCCACCGAGTACACTTCCAAATATCTGCAAGAAACCAATTATGATGGCACGCTGTGTCACAGCATTCAGTACAGATCGGGAGACAAACGCTACATGTTAGTTGGACCCCGAATGAGTATCGGCTCCACCATAGTACCGGGCAGCCACGCCAACACTCTGGTGCTCCCTGACAGGAGACACACTTCTGGCGAGGTAAGAAAGACCATTTCCTCTTTTATACCCTACAGCTGTGTACAAAAGTAA